A stretch of Blautia liquoris DNA encodes these proteins:
- a CDS encoding RNA-guided endonuclease TnpB family protein, protein MNKAIKFRIYPNKEQGEQFARTFGCCRFLYNVMLEDKMKEYQKSKKRLKNTPAFYKKQYPWLKEVDSLALANVQLHLERAYQNFFRNPQSGFPKFKSKHRSRASYTTNVVNGNIKLEEGKLKLPKMSHVKLVQHRQIPKEYQLKSVTVTQEPSGKYYASLLYTYESQISEEKEAVEKMLGMDFAMSGMAVFSDGSRAEYPMYYRKSEKKLCKEQRKLSHCVKGSRNHEKQRRKVAVCHEKVKNQRKDFQHKLSRKLADSYDAVCVEDLNMKTMSRSLHFGKSVMDNGYGMFLGMLEYKLMDQGKRLVRIDRFCPSSKTCCKCGAVKKELKLSERIYECRCGNRMDRDVNAAINIREEGRKILCA, encoded by the coding sequence ATGAACAAAGCCATAAAATTTCGTATCTATCCAAATAAAGAGCAGGGAGAACAGTTTGCAAGAACCTTTGGATGCTGCCGGTTTCTATACAACGTGATGTTGGAAGATAAGATGAAAGAATATCAAAAAAGTAAAAAGCGGTTGAAGAATACGCCGGCTTTTTATAAAAAACAGTATCCGTGGCTGAAAGAGGTGGATTCACTGGCACTAGCCAATGTGCAGCTTCATCTGGAAAGGGCATATCAGAACTTTTTTAGAAATCCGCAGAGTGGTTTTCCAAAGTTCAAATCAAAACACAGAAGCCGTGCAAGTTATACGACGAATGTAGTAAATGGAAATATCAAACTGGAAGAAGGAAAGCTGAAGCTTCCGAAAATGTCTCATGTAAAACTGGTACAGCACCGACAGATACCGAAAGAATATCAATTGAAATCGGTGACGGTCACTCAGGAACCGTCCGGAAAATATTATGCCAGTCTTCTCTATACCTATGAGAGCCAAATAAGTGAGGAGAAAGAGGCGGTAGAAAAGATGTTGGGAATGGACTTTGCCATGAGCGGTATGGCGGTGTTTTCAGACGGAAGCCGGGCAGAGTACCCGATGTATTACCGGAAGTCAGAAAAGAAATTGTGCAAAGAGCAGAGAAAGTTGTCTCACTGTGTAAAAGGAAGCAGAAATCACGAAAAGCAGAGACGAAAAGTGGCTGTCTGTCACGAAAAGGTAAAAAATCAGAGAAAAGATTTTCAGCATAAGCTGAGCAGAAAATTGGCGGACAGTTATGATGCAGTGTGCGTAGAAGATCTGAACATGAAAACCATGAGCCGGAGTCTGCACTTTGGGAAGAGTGTTATGGATAATGGATATGGAATGTTTCTGGGAATGCTGGAATACAAGCTGATGGATCAGGGAAAGAGGCTGGTGAGAATAGATAGGTTCTGTCCATCAAGTAAGACATGCTGTAAATGTGGAGCAGTAAAAAAAGAACTAAAATTATCGGAGCGGATTTATGAGTGCCGTTGTGGAAACCGGATGGACAGGGATGTCAACGCGGCAATCAATATCCGTGAAGAGGGAAGAAAAATATTATGTGCATAA
- the tnpA gene encoding IS200/IS605 family transposase gives MINVNKLDNNAHSVFLLYYHLIMVVKYRRKVIDDDSSKRAEEIFSYIAPKYGITLEEWNHDRDHVHVMFRAQPKSELSKFINAYKSASSRLIKKEYPQIREKLWKEAFWSQSFCLLSAGGAPIETIRAYIESQGEKA, from the coding sequence ATGATCAATGTGAATAAATTGGACAATAATGCACATTCAGTATTCCTCCTGTATTACCATCTGATTATGGTCGTAAAATACAGGAGAAAAGTGATTGATGATGATAGTTCTAAAAGGGCGGAGGAGATTTTTTCTTATATTGCACCCAAGTATGGAATTACCTTGGAAGAATGGAATCATGACAGAGATCATGTTCATGTGATGTTCCGGGCTCAGCCGAAAAGCGAACTCAGCAAATTTATCAATGCCTATAAGAGTGCAAGCAGTCGGTTAATTAAGAAAGAATATCCACAGATTCGAGAGAAACTTTGGAAAGAAGCATTCTGGAGCCAGAGTTTTTGTCTGCTCAGTGCAGGAGGAGCACCAATCGAAACCATACGGGCTTATATTGAAAGTCAGGGTGAAAAAGCATGA